Proteins found in one Oryza glaberrima chromosome 4, OglaRS2, whole genome shotgun sequence genomic segment:
- the LOC127771639 gene encoding uncharacterized protein LOC127771639, translated as MKTAVATTTSRLRCSARRTLLHGASDSSLILAPSPAKHLGSCLNSSVMGWFISHPPNSSTGPLIYSNCRSIGSGWVTSLMLSEASLLYGAGDMENGGGIDTDVAADEQLILPYLNSLSPERSVNPFVLNF; from the exons ATGAAAacagcggtggcgacgacgacgtcgaggcTCCGGTGCTCCGCACGTCGCACCCTGCTCCACGGTGCCTCCGACTCCTCGCTGATTCTGGCTCCATCGCCGGCTAAACACCTCGGCAGTTGCCTCAATAGCTCGGTGATGGGTTGGTTTATCAGCCACCCTCCCAACTCTTCTACAG GTCCATTGATCTATAGCAATTGTAGGTCAATTGGCAGTGGCTGGGTGACCAGTTTGATGCTCTCAG AAGCATCTCTTCTGTATGGGGCTGGAGATATGGAAAATGGAGGTGGAATTGATACTGATG TTGCAGCGGATGAGCAGTTGATATTGCCATATCTGAATTCATTGTCGCCAGAGAGATCAGTGAATCCTTTTGTGCTGAATTTTTGA